The Desulfonatronum lacustre DSM 10312 region AAGTCCGGGCCTTGGCCGCGGCGGTGAATCGGTTTTGCGTCAATGAGCCGCAACTTCGGACCCGCCTGATGAAAGTCGAACGGGAAATGCAAATGCTCGAGGAAATCATCGAGCGTCCGAATTTTCGGCTCGTTACTCCGGAGAAGCGACTCCAGTTGCGGGAGAATCTGATTGAATCCCGCGAACATTTGCTTGAAGCCGTCAAGGAAGCTCCCACGGCCTCTTCCTTGCCGCAATAGTCCCTTTTTACAAGGAGAGCCTCTATGACAAGAAGAGCCTCTATGACGCGGAAACGAAACAGACTTGGCGCGTGGATCATACTTTTGGCTTTGGCCCTCTCGGTACTCACCGGATGCGACCTGGCGAGACAGGCTGGGGAATATGTCGGAGTGGTCGGCAACTACTGGGAGCCCCGCATCGGCCCTCAGGAAGTGACCACCGACGCCCCGATCTTTCGCGGCCCTCCCATCATCTCGATTTATCCCAAGAACGTTCCGGCAGCCCCGCTTTCAGCCATTTTCTACCCCATGCAGGTCACCCAACCCACGGACAGCCCCATCGTCCTGGGTCGAGCCCTGGGGCGCATTTTCTGGCAAACCTGGAGTCAAGCCGCGGTCTTTCCTTCCTTCATCTACGAGGAAGAAACGACGTGGCCGGGGCTGACCAGAGCCTTGGCCAGGGCCAGGGCCCTGGACGTGGACCTGATTGTCCGGGGTGAAATCCCGTACTTTCTCAGCGGCGGCTCGCGGGGAACGACCAGCATCAGCCTGCGCCTGGAAATCTACGAGGTGGAAGGCGGCCAGCGCATCTGGATTATGGAACACGCCGGACGCATGGAACCGCAACCCCGCCGCGACTACATCATCGCCCACCACACCCGCCGCCTCCCGGAAGAGCCGGTCTTCTCCATCATGACCATCCTGGCCTGCGACTTGGCCATGAACGTCGGCCAGTGGAACAACAATTGGGAGGCCTATCCGGCTTGTCCGTGGTAGAACGAGTTTGCTCAGTTCACTGTTGAGTCGCTGAAACTTGCGACCATCCACAAATTCAGAAACGGGCTCGCCCTCTACCAGGGTGAGCCCGTTTCCTTGTTTTCGGATGGGGATGCGTTGGGGATTGCTCAGGCATATTGGCGGCATTGATCCTCGTCCTCTTCTTCTCCAGCCAGACAGATCATGTTCCGGCCGCCGGCCTTGGCCCTGTATAGAGCTGCGTCGGCTTCGGCGAAGAGGTCGACGTTTTGACCAAAGAGGCCCGTTTCCAGGGAGGCGATGCCGATGCTCGCGGTGACTCTGAAAAATTTTCCCTTGTAATTGAAGCGGCGCTTGGCAATGACCTCGCGGATCCGTTCAGCCAGGACCCAAGCCTGCTCTTCCGTGGTGTGGGAAAGCAGCATTACGAACTCTTCGCCGCCGTACCTGGCCGCGAGATCGGAACTGCGCAGCATTTCCTGCAACAAGCGTCCTATGTCGCGCAGAACCATGTCTCCGGCTTGGTGGCCGAAGGTGTCGTTGATCCGCTTGAAGTGGTCCAGATCCATGATCATCAGGGTCAGAGGGATTCGGTACCGCTGATGGCGTTTGAGTTCCTGGACCATCCGCTCGTCAAAAAAATGACGATTGGGCAGGCGGGTCAGGGCATCCCGGTCCGCTCTGGTGCGCATTTCCCGATACAACAAGGCGTTACGCAGGGCCAAGGCCAGATGGTTCACGGCCGCCAGGATGGTTTGCAGGCGATCCCGACCCAGTCGGGCAATTTTTTCCGAGACGATGCTGACGCATCCAAAGCTCTTGCCTCCGAATCGCAAGGGCAACACGAGGATGTCCTTGCTGTTGATCTTTTTCAGTTCATCGCCGCCGTCCATCTTGGACATGAAGTTGACGTGGTAGTTTTCAATGGGCTCCTCGGCGTGTTTGGCCGCGTTTTCCAGCAGAAACTCAATCATTTTACCCTGAATGGTCTTACCGGAGTACTCATGAATGAAGAGTTCCGCCTCCATCTGTTGCTCCGCGCCGGTATGCCAGAAAATCGCGTCCACGCCTTTGACCGGGAGCAAAATTTGAAGATCCTGATGGGCTTGGTGCAGAATTTCCACGGGGTCCAGGGTAAAACTGGCATTGGTGAGGATCTTGTTGAAGAATTGCAGCAAATCCGCCTGACGTGAAAGAATTTCTCGCTCCAGGCAGATTTCCCGAGCCATGTGGTATAGGTCCTTGTACAAGCCCTGGGATTCTTGAAGTTCCCGCGCCAGGCCCCTGACCCGCTCCGGCTCGAAGGGATAGCGCAAAACAGCCGTAAAACCGGCATCCACGACCCGTTCCAAGTCGGCCTGGGCCACGTCGGAATCCAGAACCAACACCCGAGGAGGGGCGTCGTCCTCTTGAAACTCTCCGCGCTGCAAAGCCGAAATCCGGCCATTGATCCCTTTCCAAGAGATCAAGGCCATGAGTCGTTGACTTTGGTTGGCTTGCTTGGCCGTCCCGGATGGCTGATACCGTTCCCAGGAATAATCCGGACCGATAATTGCCTGAATGTCCTCTTCCTGTCTGGGGCTCAGCCCGACGGATAGGATGCTGAATTGGCTCTGGGGCTCACTCATTCGCATTTTGGTTCGCTCCTGGTTGAGAAACTTGATGTTCCTGCCAGGGGCAAATGCAAATGCAAAGCCAAAAAGGTGGGTGATTCAGAAGATCGGTTGATAAGTCGTCATGACCATTTCGAACTTGGCCAGAGGATGGACATGAATACGCACTCAAGCGTGGCACCATCCACAAGCAGGGGCACGGGGGCCGTACCCCTGCTTTAACGACCAAAAGACAGTAAAATTATCAGCCGCACCCTCCCCCGTCTCCGGTACAGCCCATGGCCTTGCAGGTCTTGCCTTCGCGACGACGCTTGAACGCGTTGACGTTTCCGGCAGTATAGACCGCTTCCAGGCCCTCCTGGATGAACCCGCTCATTTCCAGCGGCGTGGCTCCCTCTTCGCTGAGGATGGCCATGGGCGTGTCGCCGACTCCGGAGACCAGCACGGCCCGGCAGTCCTTGAGCAAATCAGCCAGAGCGTACCAGCGATTGGCCCCTCCTCCCTTGGGCGGAGCGGTGCGGACCTCCAGCATGGCGTAACTGCCGTTTTCCCGGCCCCAAATCTGGAAGGACGGGGCTTCGCCCAGGTGCTGATTGATCAGCACGCCTTCCATGCTGGCCACGGCCACGTAGGGTCTGGCCTCGGTGCGCATGGGCGGCAGAGTCTTGGAGCAGGCACTCAGACAGGAGGCGAATTCCGGTGACTTATCCTGATCCAGCAACCCCACGGCGTCGGCCCGGCAACGCTTGCAATGGCGCATCTGGGGCAGGTAGGCTTCGGCCATGGTCCGGATCCTCTCCAGCTCTTCCTTGTCGGGTTCGCGAACATCCTCGAAAACGGTTTCCGCGGTCGGATACAAGGGCATGCAGTTCAGCAGGTCCACGTCCAGCTCGCGCATCCTGGCCGCGATGGCCTCCACATGCTGGTCGTTCACTCCCGGAGTGATGATGGTGTTCACCTTGACCGTGATGCCCCGCTGCTTGAGCCCCCGGATGGCCGCTTCCTGGCGCCGCAACATCAGTTTGGCCGCTTCCAGGCCGCGATAAATCTTCTTTCCGTCCCGGACCCAGGCATAGAATTCCTGGCCGATCTCCGGGTCCACGGCGTTCACCGTGATGGTCATGTGCGTCACGCCGTAGTCCTTCAACTTATCCAGATGCGCCGGAACGCCCAGGCCGTTGCTGGACAGACAAAACAGCATCCGGGGAAAACGCTCCCGGATCAGACGCAGGGTTTCCAGGGTTTCCTCCGGGTTGGCGAAGGGATCCCCGGGGCCCGCGATGCCCACCACGGTGACCCGAGGCTCTTTCTCCAGAACCCGGGCCAGATACTCCACGGCCTGATGCGGCTTGAGCACCGCGGAGGTCACTCCCGGACGGGATTCGTTCATGCAGTCGTATTTGCGGTTGCAGTAATTGCACATGATGTTGCACTTGGGGGCCACTGGAAGGTGGATGCGCCCGCATTCGCCCTTCACCGCAACGTTGAAACAAGGATGCTTCGTTGTATCTGGAGTGCTCATGGTGTATCCCTTTTTGCTCAAATATATCCGTACCCCACCGGGGAATCGTCCTGTTTTTTCTCAATCAACGCATTCACGATCAGATCGTAGAGATTCAGCGCGCCCCGGTAACCCAGGTGCAGGACGCGCTGGGAGCCGAAGCGGTCGTGGATGGGGAAGCCGACGCGGATCAGGGGGATGTCATGGGCCCGGGCCAGCTCGCGGTAGCCCTTGCTGTTGCCGACCACCAGATCCGGCTCCAGAGCTTCGGCCTCGGCCACAATCTGGTAGAAATCCACTCCGTCGCGAACCAGGGGCGGGTCGCCGGGGAATTCCCCGGTCACCGCGGCCACGGCTTCGGACAACAAACCGGATTCCCCGCCGGAGGCTACCAGGACCGGCTTGACGCCGATCTCGCTCAAAAACGAGGTCAGGCCCACTGCCATGTCTTCTTCGCCGTAGATCACGGCCTTTTTCCCGGCCACGTACTTGTGGCCGTCCACCATGGCGTCCAAAAGCCGGCCCCGTTCCAGGGCGCAGCGTCGTGGCGCCGCACATCCGGCCAGGGTTTCCAGGGTGGTGAACAGGGCGTCGCTTTCCCGCAGGCCGATGGGCAGGCCCAGGGAATAGAGCGGCACGCCGTACTTGTCCCGGAGTACGGCCCCGGCGCTGCGCTCGGGCTTGATGGTCCGGCCGAATTCGATGCTCGCCCCGGCTCCGGGCATGGCCCGGACCGCGTCCAAAGGTGTCCCGCCTCCGGGAATGTTCTGGTAGTCTTCCAGGGCCGGGCCATCCAGAGTTTCGGAGTAGTCCGGCAGCAAAGCTACAGGAAGACCAAAATGGGCGAACACGTCCTGGAGATGCCGGATGTCCTCCGGCGAGATGAACCCGGAAAAGAGATTGATCCCGCCATGTTTTTCCGTTGCCGGATCGGCCAGTTGGGCGACCATGGCCCGGACCGCGGCGTGAAAGCCTTCCATGTGCGAACCGCCGTAGGACGGGGTACTGCAGTGGATCAGAGCGGGCATATCGCCGTTGAGCTCGGCCAAACATTCCTTCTTGAACTCGTGCAGGATCGTGGGCACGTCGTCGCCGATGGTCTCGGTCAGGCAGGTGGTGGCAATGCCCACGGCAGGAGCCTTGTACTTGCCGATGACATTGAGCAGGCCCTGCATCAGATTGGCCTTGCCGCCGTAGACCGCATCCTTTTCGCCCAGGCTGGAGGAGGCGATGTCCATGGGTTCGCGGAAGTGACTGATGATGTACCGGCGCATATAGGTGGCGCAGCCCTGGGAGCCGTGCAGAAAGGGCACGCAGCCTTCCAGACCCTTGAAAGCCATGGCCGCGCCCAGGGGCGTACACATCTTGCAGGCGTTGGTGGTGGAGACGAAAGGTTCGGCTTTTTTCATGACAAACACGCCTCCTGCGCATGATTCACGGCAATGGGCGACTTGCGCCGTCTGGGGGTGAAGTTCCAGACCGGGCTGGTCACCGTGGCGTGGACTTCCTTGGCGAAGTTGTACATGCCCAAAAAACCTTCCAAGGCCTCCTTGCGCTCATGGTTATGGTCGCAGAATCCCACGCCCAGCTTGAAAGCGATGGGACGCTCCTTGACCCCGCCCACAAAGATGTCCACGTCCTTCTCCTTGATAAAGGCGGACAGTTCCAGCGGGTTGGTGTCGTCCACGATGATCGTGCCCTCGTCCGTGATCTCGGCCAGTTCCTGGTAGTCCTCCTCGGTGCCGGTCTGGGAGCCGACCATGACCACGTTCATGCCCAAATGCCGGAAAGACTTGATCAGGGAAAAGGCCTTGAACGCCCCGCCCACGTAGATGGCGGCCTTCTTGCCCTCCAGGTCCTTGCGCAGTTCCTGAAGTTTTGGATACAGGGCCGTGAGTTCCTCTCGAACCAGCTCCTGGGTCCGGGCCATGATCTCCGGATCCTTGTCCTGGAAAAACTTGGCCACGTCGTAGAGCGCGTCGGACATGTCCTCAATGCCGAAGTAGGACACCCGGATGAACGGGATGCCGTATTTTTCCTGCATCATCTTGGCCAGATCCATGGTCGCCCCGGAACACTGGACCAGATTCAGGGCCGCGCCGTGGGCCCGGCGCACATCCGCCACCCGGCCGTCGCCGGTGATGTTGGCCACCACGTCCACGCCCATCCGTTTCAGGTAGTCCTGGATGATCCAGATCTCCCCGGCCAGGTTGAAATCGCCCAGGATATTCACGCTCAAGGGCGAAATGGTCGAGGTATCCCCGGTGCCCACCAGTTGAAACATGGCTTCGCAGGCCGCCAGATAGCCCTCGCGCTTGTTCCCTTTGAACCCTTCGGACTGAACCGGAATCACCGGAATACCCTTCTCCGCCTCTACTTTTTTGCACACGGCCTTCAGGTCGTCGCCGATGATCCCCACGATGCAGGTGGAATAGACAAAGGCCGCGTTGGGCTGGTGCCGGTCGATCAGTTCCACCAAGGCCTGGTAAAGCTTCTTCTCGCCGCCGAAGATGACGTCCTTTTCGCGCAGGTCCGTGGAAAAACTGAGCCGGTGCAGCTCCGGCCCGGAGGACAA contains the following coding sequences:
- a CDS encoding nitrogenase component 1, translating into MKKAEPFVSTTNACKMCTPLGAAMAFKGLEGCVPFLHGSQGCATYMRRYIISHFREPMDIASSSLGEKDAVYGGKANLMQGLLNVIGKYKAPAVGIATTCLTETIGDDVPTILHEFKKECLAELNGDMPALIHCSTPSYGGSHMEGFHAAVRAMVAQLADPATEKHGGINLFSGFISPEDIRHLQDVFAHFGLPVALLPDYSETLDGPALEDYQNIPGGGTPLDAVRAMPGAGASIEFGRTIKPERSAGAVLRDKYGVPLYSLGLPIGLRESDALFTTLETLAGCAAPRRCALERGRLLDAMVDGHKYVAGKKAVIYGEEDMAVGLTSFLSEIGVKPVLVASGGESGLLSEAVAAVTGEFPGDPPLVRDGVDFYQIVAEAEALEPDLVVGNSKGYRELARAHDIPLIRVGFPIHDRFGSQRVLHLGYRGALNLYDLIVNALIEKKQDDSPVGYGYI
- a CDS encoding sensor domain-containing diguanylate cyclase, with the translated sequence MRMSEPQSQFSILSVGLSPRQEEDIQAIIGPDYSWERYQPSGTAKQANQSQRLMALISWKGINGRISALQRGEFQEDDAPPRVLVLDSDVAQADLERVVDAGFTAVLRYPFEPERVRGLARELQESQGLYKDLYHMAREICLEREILSRQADLLQFFNKILTNASFTLDPVEILHQAHQDLQILLPVKGVDAIFWHTGAEQQMEAELFIHEYSGKTIQGKMIEFLLENAAKHAEEPIENYHVNFMSKMDGGDELKKINSKDILVLPLRFGGKSFGCVSIVSEKIARLGRDRLQTILAAVNHLALALRNALLYREMRTRADRDALTRLPNRHFFDERMVQELKRHQRYRIPLTLMIMDLDHFKRINDTFGHQAGDMVLRDIGRLLQEMLRSSDLAARYGGEEFVMLLSHTTEEQAWVLAERIREVIAKRRFNYKGKFFRVTASIGIASLETGLFGQNVDLFAEADAALYRAKAGGRNMICLAGEEEDEDQCRQYA
- the nifE gene encoding nitrogenase iron-molybdenum cofactor biosynthesis protein NifE — its product is MEPVIFEERKTQIHRKGAEPFSISCNKSSLAGAVSQRACVFCGSRVVLYPIADALHLVHGPIGCAVYTWDIRGALSSGPELHRLSFSTDLREKDVIFGGEKKLYQALVELIDRHQPNAAFVYSTCIVGIIGDDLKAVCKKVEAEKGIPVIPVQSEGFKGNKREGYLAACEAMFQLVGTGDTSTISPLSVNILGDFNLAGEIWIIQDYLKRMGVDVVANITGDGRVADVRRAHGAALNLVQCSGATMDLAKMMQEKYGIPFIRVSYFGIEDMSDALYDVAKFFQDKDPEIMARTQELVREELTALYPKLQELRKDLEGKKAAIYVGGAFKAFSLIKSFRHLGMNVVMVGSQTGTEEDYQELAEITDEGTIIVDDTNPLELSAFIKEKDVDIFVGGVKERPIAFKLGVGFCDHNHERKEALEGFLGMYNFAKEVHATVTSPVWNFTPRRRKSPIAVNHAQEACLS
- a CDS encoding radical SAM protein, which encodes MSTPDTTKHPCFNVAVKGECGRIHLPVAPKCNIMCNYCNRKYDCMNESRPGVTSAVLKPHQAVEYLARVLEKEPRVTVVGIAGPGDPFANPEETLETLRLIRERFPRMLFCLSSNGLGVPAHLDKLKDYGVTHMTITVNAVDPEIGQEFYAWVRDGKKIYRGLEAAKLMLRRQEAAIRGLKQRGITVKVNTIITPGVNDQHVEAIAARMRELDVDLLNCMPLYPTAETVFEDVREPDKEELERIRTMAEAYLPQMRHCKRCRADAVGLLDQDKSPEFASCLSACSKTLPPMRTEARPYVAVASMEGVLINQHLGEAPSFQIWGRENGSYAMLEVRTAPPKGGGANRWYALADLLKDCRAVLVSGVGDTPMAILSEEGATPLEMSGFIQEGLEAVYTAGNVNAFKRRREGKTCKAMGCTGDGGGCG